aaggaaggggaacgtatcagaagcaagctttttttggcttgtaatcctttcttaaggaaaagatttctcacacaccttccccagatgtaggggggcagagaataattttggaactactccaattaaagtcagcttggggagagtgggacttctctacttgtttctgagacattcgcattagcaagagagagtgttgtgttgccgctgccaggggcctacggtgatgacttcagaaacagaattgaatgatgtcactgtgacaccttggtaacagctgcctctgagcaagtttagcgaggagggacagagaagtgtgctggatgaaaccacgtgaggacttgtggatcccacgttgaggtgcatcgagagggcccaccctcctgtaagtgtttggatgcttcattttagatttctgtagtttgtgtaaagtcctttcacaagcatgaagtttggtactttggctcagggatgtagctgcacagagtgacaggtgcaacatgtggctgagggcctctgcacgttctctctttcccacacacgatcaagaaagaagggtagacaagtaagagtgtgctgtggtcctgccatagacctcaagtactacagcataaacaagagacttaaaagtagcccatcacatgaaacttcaggacagcaatgcacttcatcagctggtctggcctgttgagtggagtgtctcaggatggagtgtatgaagatgcactccatctgctttcagattagcacttgcagtgagcaagctgcctggccttaacatttttcatttcatttttcacccgacttttgctggttcttcttggtctagaaaaaaaaaaaaaaaaaaaaaaaaagtgaactcagatcaaaatggaaggatttccttttcattaattccatgttcttaacttgacaggtttggttattgacgtagaagggacatatctggcctgacttGAGTTACTCATAATGTTTCACTTCATTGTAGATATGACTGGAAACCAGAGACAAGACTGGTAAAATCATTCCTAGAactctgtgttgttttccttcaggtacCTTGTCTCTCAAGTCGGTGAGGGCTGGGACAGAATGAGATTGGAAAAGTCAAGTGTAGTATTCATTGTTACAGAAGTAGTTGTCCTGTATCTTCTATGgcaaaagaattttcctgaataaatatataaataaatagataaaattccCCTGGCAAAGATTGGAAGCTGACACTTACCTGAAAGTTACCAAAGCAACTTCCTCCCGGCAAGGTAACATAGCTCACAAATGGTGGGCCCAGGGAGCTCAGTGATTCATACACAATGATGCCTTCACTTGGGAATACggccttctgcttctgtttgctttcccagaACTCCTGCAATATTGCTACGACATTCACTgtcaaagacataaaaatgctgaatgtaggATGCATACATGTCCTTGATcttagtgttttctgtgttacacAAGAAATGCAGACATATGAGCTTGATACATTTATTATTGataataaaatgtctgtgattatttctgctggtgtgaaaaatatgattttgtggCAATTTTGGACTTTCTGGGATTGCAGGCTACTGTAGTACATAAATTGCAGGTCAGCAATATTGTACTATTAAGTCAATGTGTTGGAACTTTGATATCACAGCAGCCATTAAGCTGCTCACTttcaaacatgagaaaatgttatactcagattcctcttttccattctcaaaaaacaaaaacaaaaacaaaaacacatggtcatgcaaggaaagcagctgacttttaatgcaaaactttatgaagtagctggaaaaaaaggtgttgtATATTATGATGATAATAGTTGCAGGCTaatgtgaaaatagaaatgtgaaaaccAGAAATCCAATTGACATCATGACTATTGAGCCAGTACTCCAAAGTTTTACGTTCTGTGTTGGGGTTTTCTCAACACTTTTCGGCTTGGACTCGAAAAGAATTTTAGTATAGTTTATCTAGACTCCTTTTACAGAGCCATGTGTAGCttagagataattttctttctttctgggcaTCGTTCaacaggtggtgagcaattgcattgtgcatcacttgttttgtacacattagtggTATTAATActcttatcatcattattattattttccttttttttcttcttcttttttttttttttttcctctctccaaataaactgtctttatctcaacctacaggctttctttccttttttttttttttttctttttctttttcctgattctctcccccatcccacagagggagggaggagggtaagcaaatggctgcgtggtgcttagctgcctaataggttaaaccacaacactatgcaaaaacaaacaaatgaacaaacaaacaaaaaaaaaacagctgtgtatgatgttcatcatttctcacttgaaaatttaaattcagaaggTAAGAAGTATGTTTCTTAATTTGGACCTTCCAGTGGAAATATGGAAGCCCTAGGCAGCAGTATGGGTCCTTCAGAGTACTGATACTGGTTCAGTATCAAGTATTAGTGCATACAGGAATCAGTGGCAGAGATAATTTTCCtcatacatgtataattttcctctttcttcatctcGTCTGACCTTGTTAGTAGTGGAATAATGTAGAAGTGATCCATTTTGAGACAGTGTCACCCTGGTGGTAGCTCACATGCAATCTATGGACAGGGcattgctctgtttgctgcagggTGAGCAATGTGAGCTCCAATATTGTCACCGCCTGTTTCCTGACTTCTGGCAGCTGCACTGCTCTCACAGACAACagcttttcttggcatttaGCCATGACAAGGGCAGACACACAGAGTGTGGTCATCACCAGTTCCCTTTTTGCTGTGCTCAAGCCATGAGGAAGTGTGGGTGGTGTGGTCTGAGCTCTGGGGAGGCGAGGCAGGGTGTTTGGAGCACACTGCTGTCTGCCACTGGATGGTGTCACggatgcagcagcagtgttggctCCTACCAGTTCTGGCATTTTGGGCATTTAAAGCTGCAGAACTCTCATGGCATTGGAATATTGCTTCACTGTAAAGAAGAAAGCTATCtgaataaattttgtatttgtaacagGAAACACGTTGGGATAACCACTGTCTCAGTGCAGCTGTgagaaaaaactgaaatattgagGAACTCTTAACCACAGAAactgacttctgcttttctaaatgatGATGAATGTGGGAGAAAAACTGGTCTACTAGCCAGGGAAACTGCTACCGGTACGGACTCCAAATGGTAATCCACCTTCAGAAATTGGTCTCTGGCTGAATACCTCACTGATGTAAACATctgagtggtttttttttcttcttttttttttttcttttttatgagaCCTTCTGCTCCACAGAGCATGCACACATTGGGTAACAATCTAATTTTAAACCCATTAAGTGAAAACTGATATTTGAACATAAAATTCATGAATGTAAAATTTCCAAGTTTAAACATGACAATTCAGTAGGAGCTGTTGCTTCAGTGTGAGAATGGTATTGGTGACATTCAGTCCTTTACTGGTATTGAAATAGATAGCAACAGAAAGTATCAGCTTTAAGAATATCACTGATTTAGGATGTTTCCATaaagtgctttggtttttgaAACAACTGTTGTCCAAGAGTGCAgtccttaaaaacaataatgcaaAGTCCACAGGAATAATGAATTTGGTGGTGTAGGTAACCCACAGTACTCTTTCTGGTCTCATCATTCAGCCTGTATGATACAACTTTtggtaaaacaataaataaataaattttaataaagcttgATTTCTCCCACATCATGATGAGATCGATTATTCTGTAGGTAATAAACTGCTGAGTCTTCTAAGAAGATGTACAATGCAATTGGCAAAGCTGCACAGGGAAATCCCAAGCATGATCATTTTTTGTCCAGTCCAAGTCCCTAGATTTTAGTATCCTAAGCCCCTCATTGATGGAGGGGAAACTACCTATAAATATCATGCGTGCTTTTGCTTACCAAGAGGAAATTATACTGGTATAGTGGTCTATAAAAGAAACAGGTATTTAAACTGTTTAGTACCAATGATAGCAATAAGTGACCTAAATTGCTGTGTGTCTGAtccttgcttctcttctgttgttagttttacagaaattaagagTTCAGAgtgtaaaatttctgttttaatttccattcttgTTCATGAGTCCTTTCGATGGTAATTCAGCATTTAGACAGCCTGCATCTCTCACTTGGCTGAAAGTTTCCACTCTGAAAACTAATATTCAAAAGACTTTTTAGAGCTATAGAGAGGTATCTACTTTCACTGCAATACaccaacagaaatatatttcccttcttttcctgaaatcctGAAACATGCTTTAAGCTGTCTCAAATTTTAcagataaagcaatattttaccaGAGGACTAGTAAGCAGTGAGTAGCTGCTACAGATTAAACTAATACGTGTATGActaacacagaaacagtagctgagcagcatcatttttattctgtttagaatttctgtcaaatgaAAGCTATGTGCCTATCCCACAGTGCAGCTGGATATCtctgtaattaagtaattaaaagtGCCTGGGTTTGTACTGAATTGGATAAACATAAAACCTGGCTTAGCTGTGAGGATGGTAGCAGGAAATACTTGGTGGTATATATGTAGTGGCAGCATCAAATTATCACTGcagtttttgctgtgattttttcaaTCCTAGCCAAAACTAGCACCTCAAAACAGTGATGAACATGAAGATGCATCAGGTTAAACTACAGAATGCAGCCATGATATCAAagcctcaaacttttttttccccaagaattctttatgttttgatttaattaattttattttactcaactGTTTAGCTTGAATCAGTATGTTT
This genomic stretch from Anas platyrhynchos isolate ZD024472 breed Pekin duck chromosome 23, IASCAAS_PekinDuck_T2T, whole genome shotgun sequence harbors:
- the LOC139999333 gene encoding protein limb expression 1-like; this encodes MDRTLESLQLVIAQVLPHRDPALVFKDLNVVAILQEFWESKQKQKAVFPSEGIIVYESLSSLGPPFVSYVTLPGGSCFGNFQTKKNQQKSGEK